The following coding sequences are from one Eucalyptus grandis isolate ANBG69807.140 chromosome 11, ASM1654582v1, whole genome shotgun sequence window:
- the LOC120289907 gene encoding 1-aminocyclopropane-1-carboxylate oxidase homolog 1-like, whose product MWGFFQMINHGIPDDVMDGMLEAVKQFHEQPEGVKREWYSGDDAKKFREPVFEYERHIEKLKISLSELLSEALWLDSDYLGDIEWMESKRIAGNYYPICPEPELTIGTTNRSDASFLTPRPKSPWWPPSPPPKPLVSNDKFKSVEHRVLARKAGPWVSAACFLVPGEMQKSKPDGPIKELLDENNPPMYRETTFTDYLKYYFSSGNGENGESVLPHFRISESK is encoded by the exons ATGTGGGGCTTTTTCCAGATGATCAACCACGGAATCCCGGACGATGTGATGGATGGCATGCTGGAAGCTGTCAAGCAGTTCCACGAGCAGCCTGAGGGCGTGAAGAGAGAGTGGTACTCAGGAGATGATGCAAAGAAATTTAG AGAGCCGGTTTTCGAGTATGAAAGAcacattgaaaaattgaagatatCTCTGTCTGAACTGCTATCCGAGGCATTATGGCTTGATTCAGACTATCTTGGTGACATTGAATGGATGGAATCCAAGAGAATAGCAGGCAATTACTACCCAATTTGTCCTGAGCCAGAGCTAACTATAGGCACAACCAATCGCTCAGATGCCTCATTTCTCACTCCTCGTCCAAAATCACCATGGTGGCCTCCAAGTCCGCCACCAAAACCA CTTGTTAGCAACGACAAGTTCAAGAGCGTGGAGCACCGGGTCCTTGCCAGGAAGGCCGGGCCGTGGGTGTCAGCCGCATGCTTCCTTGTACCAGGAGAGATGCAGAAGTCGAAGCCGGATGGGCCAATAAAGGAGCTTCTCGATGAGAACAATCCACCCATGTACAGAGAGACCACTTTCACAGACTACCTTAAGTATTACTTCTCCAGTGGCAATGGCGAGAATGGTGAATCTGTACTTCCTCATTTCAGAATAAGCGAGTCCAAGTAG